TGCGGCGCAGTCCTCAGAGTGAGAGGGCTGCGCCCGTTTCTTTTGACGGGTTTGGAGGTCGAGAGAGTCTCGGCCGCCCGTCGCGGAGACAGTCCACATGGCTACGCCCAAGCAGAAGATCACCCTCAACGCTTCACGTGACATCCCCTTCAACAAGCTGGTGCTGAGCCAGGCCAATGTCCGGCGCATCAAGCGCGGGGAAACGATAGAGGACCTCGCCGCCTCGATCGCACGACGCGGCCTCTTGCAGAGTCTCAACGTCCGGCCAGTGCTGGATGGCGAGGGCAATGAGACCGGCATGTTTGAGGTGCCGGCTGGTGGGCGCCGCTATCGCGCGCTGGAACTGCTGGTCATGCAGAAGCGCATGATCAAGACCGAGCCAGTTCCCTGCGTCGTCAGCGACGCCCACAGCGCGGTCCCGATCGAGGAGGATTCGCTGGCCGAGAATTTTCAGCGCGAAGATTAGAAAGGATCCCGCAGGATAACCCAGAAGATGCTGGCTCGCACCGCCTCGATCTGAGCGAGGCCGTAGTAGAGCAGGAAGAGCTGAACGAGCATCGGCGTCCCGCGGATCACATAGGTGTATGCGAGCACCGAGAGCGAGAAGCCGGGGCGTCCAAACGCGCGGATGAAGGCCAGCGGGACCGACAGAAGAAACCCGGCCGTCAGCGACAAGACCGTCAGGGCCAATGTGAGACCAACGCCCGAAGGCAGGACAACCATTGCGTCGAACATCAAGCCGAGGTTCATGTGTCGCTCCCTCCTACCGGCCGAGTGCCGGATAGCGCCGCTCGGCCAGCCGGATCGACAGCAGCGTGACGGTGGTCAGCGAGAGATAGAGAGCGGAGGCCGCAAGGTAGAAGGTCAACGGAGCGCGCAAGGATCCGGCCCCCACATACGCAACGCGCATGATGTCGGTCAGGCCGACGATCGAACCCAGCGCGGTATCCTTGAACAGCGAAATCCAGAGATTGCCATAGGCAGGCAGCGCCAGCCGCAGCATCTGCGGTCCGATGACGAACATCCAGCGCTGCCAGGCATTCAGCCCAAGCGACTTTGCCGCTTCGGTTTGACCCGCTGGCACAGCCGCAATGGCGCCCCGAAACACTTCGGTCGCATAACCGCTGAAAACGACCGAGAGCGCGATAACGCCTGCGGTGAATGCGTTCACCTCGACATACCGGCCGGCGATCTTGCTGGCGAGCGTCGTTCCGCCGAAGTAGATGAGCAGGATAATGAGAAGTTCTGGTACACCACGGACAACCGTCGTGTAGGCCGTCACGACACGGGTGAGGTGCGTTTGTGCCGTGCCCTTCGAAATAGCCAAGAACAACCCAAATGCCGTACCAAGGCAGCCGCTGACAAGGGCCAGGCTTATGGTCACGGAGAGTGCGACAGCAAACTGATTAGTAAAACCACCCATGGGGCGCTTTCCTCGACTCGCAATTACCGCAGATTACGTCGGTCTTTCTCGCCAAAACCGAGAGGTATAACCCAAGGTTGCGAATTGTTATATTTGTAATTTGGAGTTACTTTGAGGTATTGGCTAATTCTATCGCTCAAAATTATACACTCAATCTATAATTTTTATTATTTGATCTATAACCCACCGTTATATACTGAGGCGGTTCGTTGCTCCCGCAGGTTGGCGTTATCCGCTTCCCGGGTAGCGTTGTCGGGGAAAGGTGCGCAGGGAATGGAGCTGCTGCAAAGCGACCTCAAGCTCCGTCAGCTGAAGGTCTTCCGGGAAGTGTTGCGGGCCGGTTCGACACGGCGGGCGGCGGCTGCGCTCGGGATAAGCCAGCCGGCCGTCAGTCAACATGTGAAGCAGCTCGAGACCACGCTCGGCATCACACTCTTCAAGAGATCAGCCAACCGCATCGTTCCCTTGCAGGAAGCCTGGGAACTCCTGCGAAACGTAGAACTTGCCCTGACGTCGCTGGATCGCCTGGAAGCGTCGATCTTCGCGATGAAGAACGAGGAAAAGCAGCGGATCGCGATTGCCGCGCCTTCTGTGTTCAGTTTCGTGACCTTGCCCAAGGTCGTGGCGATCATCCATTCAAAGACCGCTTCGAATGTCCGGTCGATTTCGGGAAGCTACGAGCAAATCGGCGAGCACATCCTGGCAGGGCGGGCGGATCTCGGAATTTCGAGATTGCCCCTGGATCCACGTCTGTTTGAATGGGCGCCGCTCGGGTCGGCACGAAACGTATGCATCTTTCATCCCGACCACCGCTTCTCAAAACAGACCTGTATCGAGGCTCAAGACCTGGCAGGCGAAACGATCGTCGATATCGATCCGCAGTTCGCCGCTCACCAGATGAACTTCAATGCCTTGCGCTTCGCCGGCGTTGAGCCAGACATACTGGTGGAATTCGATTGCAACGGTCACGAAGCCGGATACGTCTCGGCTGGCCTGGGCATTTCGATAACCAATGAGATCATCGCCCGTGAATACGCGGCGTTTAACCTCGAAGCAAAACCGGTGGAACCGTCCGCGCTTTATCACTACGTTGCGATTTGGCAGAAGGGACGGACCTTTTCCAACGCATTGAATGTATCGCTTGAGGCGATCATCGCCGCGTTTTCCCAGATGCCGTCCGCTAGAGGGGGATCATCCCTTGAGGGCTGATATCCTCGGCAGCCGCTGCCCTTGAACAAGAGGCAGGGGTTCTTTCTGACGGAGCAATCGGCCCGCGTCCTTGAACAGAATCCGGGCTTTTGTGCAAAATAGCCCCGATGTCAGGTTGTCTTGATGCCGATCTTGCGGCGCTTGGCCGGCGCCGGCAACGTTACGGGTTCAGGCGCTACGGCCTTCCGTCCCAGGCCGATCGCCTTTGCCATCGCGGATCGCACCGCGGCATAGTTCGGCGCAACCATTGGGTAATCGGAGGGCAGGCCCCATTTCGCCCGGTACGCATCCGGCGAAAGATCGTAGTGAGTGCCAAGGTGCCGTCTGAGCGATTTGAACTTCTTGCCGTCTTCCAGGCAGATTATGAAATCGGGCGTCACCGATTTCTTGATCGGGACTGCGGGTGTAGGCTTCTCTTCCGCTTTGGGTGGGAGTGCTCCCTGCAGCTTGCTGATCGCTCCATAGGTATCGGCAATTACCCGGGCGAGTTCTGCGACTGGAACCGGGTTGTTGCTGACATAGGCGGAAACGATGTCAGCTGTCATCTCCAGCAATTCCGCGTCGGAGTTAAGATCTTCAGGCATTTGGCCAACCCTTCATTTGCTCTTCAGTTGCCGTAGCCCCGATCTACGTCAGCAGCCTCGCTACAGCAAAGCGCACCGGGTGCACAAGACGAGAAGTTGCAAAGAGAGACGTGGCGGGGGCATGGGTCACTAAACTCTGCATGAAGCAGCTCAGTCGAGGCACCGCTCAGCAATGAAGGTGGAAGTGCAATTGGGCGGGAGGGCGGAAGTTGGTTTTTGAGCGAGCCTTGTTATGCGGCCGGCTGCATGGCTGCCCTCACTAGCATGCCGAACAGATCTCGCGGCTCGTCGGGATCGGCGAGCTCCTCGTAGAGGCCGGTCGCTTGTGGCTGGCGCGCACGTATCGCAGCGCCGAAAAATCCTCGATGGCGAAGCCGACGGAATCGAACAGCGTGATCTGCTGACCTCCCGGCGGCCTTGCGCCCTGGCGTCCCGGAATTCGGTCACCGAGGGACAGTTGGAGTCCAGCTGCTGGATCTCGCACTCGATGGGTGTCTGTGGTGGGAATTCGACGAAAATGTCGGAGCCCAGCAGGATATCGCGGTGCAGTTCAGTCTGACCGAAACCTTAAGCTTCGACGTTGATCGCGCTCATCTACGCCCCGGAGGACCCCTTCAACAGCTCTTCTATAAAATCAGCCACAATTGTCGAAGGCTCCCTTTGAGGCGGAAGCAACAGAAGCGTCCGAAAGTGAATTGCTGGCTCGAACGGCACGATCATCATTCCCCGTCCGAGGAAGGGGTCCGCCGTAATCGGATTGACCATGCCGCAGCCAAGACCAGCCTCGACCATCGCCGCGATCGTCGTCGAATAAGGGGTCTCCAAGACAATTTTTGGCTTCACCCCATGCTCCGCGAAGATCGCCTCCGCCTCTCGCCTTGTCGTGTCCTCCGGCGCGAGTGCGACGAAGTTTTCATCGTGGAGGTCTCTTGGATAGATAACTGCTCTGCCCTGCAAACGGTGGCCCGGAGGCAGGGCAATGGCAACCTGATAGCTGGCAAAGGGCCGAGCGATGACGCCCGCGAGATCGATCTCGTCCGCCGCCACACCGACGTCGAACTGGCCGGAAGCAACCAACTCCTTGACCGAGGACGACATCCGCGCTTGGAACGTTATAGCCACCTGCGGGTGGCGCTTCTGGAACGAGCGCATGACTTTTGGCATGACGTTAGTGCTTAACGCCGACAGGCTTGCCACTCTTATTTCGCCCGACCCAAAGTCTCTTATACGCGCAGCCGCACTCTTGAGATGGATCAGGCCGGAAAACGAGGTTTCAACCTCTCGGAAGAAGAGCCGCCCTTCCGCAGTTGGGCTCATGCGCCCCTTAGCGCGATTGAACAGCGCAAAACCAACGGTGCGCTCCAGCTCCTGAACAGCCTTGCTCACGGCCGGCTGTGAGATGCGCAGGACCTCGGCCGCACGTGTCGTCGTGCCGTTTGTCATCAGGGCGTGGAAGACTTCGATCTGCCTCAGGTTCATCTGACCCTATAACCTCCGCGAATAGTAAACCGTAATCTTGATATTAGACCGCATAGTGAGGAGTGTGCTTAAACAATCGCCATGTCCAGGGGGTGGCGAGAGAATGAACGACTTTACTGAAGTGGTGCTGACCCCGAAGGTTAGGAATGAGGGCTTCGATCCGCTTGGAACTGCGGTCCACAGAGCCTCGACAATCGTGTTCGAGAATGCGGAGGCATACGCCAACCGCGCGCAGCGCGGGCCTGAAGGATATTCCTACGGCTTGTACGGCACGCCGACGACGCGCACGCTCGAACAAAAGCTTACCAAGCTCGAAGGAGGCGTCCGGACGTTCCTCGCCCCTTCTGGCCAAGCGGCCAACTCGGTAGCGATGCTTTCTTTCCTGAAGGCTGGCGACAACATCCTCGTTGTAGACACGTCCTACCCGCCCGTCAGGGACTTCGCTAACCAGGACCTGGCACGCTTCCAGATAGAGACGAGGTACTTCGATCCATCCACGATCGATGATCTCGAAAGCAAGATCGACGAGCGCACCGCGATTATCTGGTGCGAGTCTCCTGGTTCGACGAGCATGGACGTCCAGGACATACCAGCCATTGTGGCGGTGGCCCGGCGCCGCGGCATTCTCGTCGGATGCGACAACACTTGGGCGACGCCGCTGAACTTCAAGCCGATCCTGCACGGCGTCGATATCGTCACAGAGGCGTTGACCAAATACATCTCCGGGCACTCCGACATACTGATGGGATCGGTTACGATCGCCCATCCCGAACACGAGGCTGTGGTCAAGGGTTTCATGGGACGCTTTGGGATAGGCGTCTCGCCGGACGACGCGGCCCTCGTCCTGCGCGGCATGGAGACACTCGGCATCCGGATGCAGCGCTCGTTCGAAAGCGCGCGGACCTTGGTCGAACAGATCGAAGGGCATTCGTTGGTAGACCGCGTGCTGTGGCCGCCACTCGCCCATTCGCCTGGTCATGAGTTCTGGAAACGCGACTTCGTTGGAGCGAGCGGGGTATTCGGCGTGCTATTCAAGGACGCCTGCACCGCACATGTCTCACCGGCGCTCGACGTCTTGACGACATTCGCCATCGGCGCCTCCTGGGGAGGTACCCGCAGTCTCGTCGCGCCGATGCCCGTCCGGCAGAACAGAACGGCGACAGAATGGCTCGCGTCCGACCTCGTGCTGCGCATCAGTGTCGGGATCGAGGCGCTTGAGGACTTGCAGGCGGACGTCGCCCGCCTGCTCGAAGACATATCTGTACGGACCGCACAAGATCGGTCCGGCACGGGAGCTCGCTCCTACGGGTAATCAAATCAAAAACAAGGGGAATGGAACATGGACAGCAGCAAATTCATAACAATTCACAGACGGTCGTTTCTGACAGGATTGTCCGGCATGATTGGCATCGCCGCCGGCGGCTCCCTTTTTCCGAGCATGGTCGCGGCCGCGGCTGATAATGATACGCTTAGGATCGCCATCTCTGTGGCCCCCGGCGACCTGGACCCTCACAAATTCAAGGGGCTCTACGCGGTCCAGGACATGGTGTTCGAACCACTCGTCACGTACTCCTATGACGGAAAAATTGAACCTGGACTGGCGACCGCTTGGTCGATCGAGAATGAGGGCAAGCTCCTGCGCCTGACGCTCAGAGAGCAAGTTGTCTTCCATGACGGGACACCATTCGACGCCACCGCCGCCAAGTGGAACCTGGGGCGCTGGATGGGGCAGGCTGACAACAACTGGATGAACTGCTCCAGGCTCTTCGTGGACGCCACTGTCGTCGATGACAATCATATCGATATCCGCTTCAAGGAGCCTGTTCTTGGGCTGCTGCAGGAATTGGCCTATGTCCGCCCCGGTCGATTCCTCAGCCCGAAATCGGTCGCAGCTGACGGGAGCTACAAGGCTCCGGTCGGGACCGGCCCATGGCGTGAAATCAGCGCGGATAACTCGGGCAGCGTCTTCGAGCGGTTCGACCGCTATTGGGGCGAGAAGCCCAAGTTCTCGAAAGTCCAGTTGAAGGTGCTCCCCGACTCTCGTGGCCGTATGGCTGCCCTCCGAGCCGGCGATATCGACCTAATGGGCGGGGCCTTCGTATCGCCGATCACCGCGATCGAGGCCCAGACCTTGAAGCAGGCGGGGCTAGACGTCGTTGTGGAACCCGGTTCGACGACGATGATCATGGCATTCAATCCCGACCGGGCTCCAGCTCTCAAGGAAGTCGCAGTCCGGAAGGCCATCGATATCGGCATCGACCGGGCAGCAATTTCAAAGGTACTTTATCGCGGGATGGCAGCGACGTCGGCCAATCTCTTCGCCGAATCCGTGCCACTGGCCGGAAAGCGCTATGAGGTTCCCCAGATCGACGTCGAAGGTGCTAAGGCGCTTTTGGAAAAGGCAGGATGGGTCGGCAGTCCTGTGAGAGAGAAGGATGGCTCTCCGCTCGCTCTCGAAATCGTCGTCAGTGAAGAACAAATTCCCGGATCGAGATCCGTCGCCGAGGTGCTTCAGGCGGAACTGCAGGAGATCGGCATTCAGCTTACGATCCGCTCGGTGGACCATGCCTCGCGACACAGCGATATTCCCGAACGCAAGTTCGATCTTGCTTTCTTCCAGACATACGGCGCTCCGTACGAGCCTTTCGCCACAATCGTCGGTCTTTTCCTGTCTACCTACGACAACGGCGTCGACGGTAAGCTGTTCGTCGACGCTGAGCGGCTCGATCCGCTCGTGACCGCGACGATGTCGGCGTTGGATCCAAACATGGAAGCCAACGTCCAGAAGGTTTACGATTGGCTGCACGATAACGTCGCCATCGCTCCACTGCTTTACGTGCCAGGTATCTGGGCGCACTCCAGCCGCGTCAAAGATTTCAAGGCCCCGGCAACGGAGTACGATATGCCTTACGAAAACATCAGCCTGAGCGAATAGGAGACGCCGTGTTCTTCTTCATCGCAAAGAGAGCCCGGAACGCGCTCGTTCTGCTTTTTCTGGCTTCGGTGTTGTGCTTTTCCCTGGTGGTGTCAGCCCCAGGCAACGTCGCCATCTTGATTGCGGAGCTTCGCACTCCAACGGCGACCAAGGCGGACATT
This region of Mesorhizobium sp. C432A genomic DNA includes:
- a CDS encoding ABC transporter permease subunit (The N-terminal region of this protein, as described by TIGR01726, is a three transmembrane segment that identifies a subfamily of ABC transporter permease subunits, which specificities that include histidine, arginine, glutamine, glutamate, L-cystine (sic), the opines (in Agrobacterium) octopine and nopaline, etc.), whose product is MGGFTNQFAVALSVTISLALVSGCLGTAFGLFLAISKGTAQTHLTRVVTAYTTVVRGVPELLIILLIYFGGTTLASKIAGRYVEVNAFTAGVIALSVVFSGYATEVFRGAIAAVPAGQTEAAKSLGLNAWQRWMFVIGPQMLRLALPAYGNLWISLFKDTALGSIVGLTDIMRVAYVGAGSLRAPLTFYLAASALYLSLTTVTLLSIRLAERRYPALGR
- a CDS encoding ABC transporter substrate-binding protein — encoded protein: MDSSKFITIHRRSFLTGLSGMIGIAAGGSLFPSMVAAAADNDTLRIAISVAPGDLDPHKFKGLYAVQDMVFEPLVTYSYDGKIEPGLATAWSIENEGKLLRLTLREQVVFHDGTPFDATAAKWNLGRWMGQADNNWMNCSRLFVDATVVDDNHIDIRFKEPVLGLLQELAYVRPGRFLSPKSVAADGSYKAPVGTGPWREISADNSGSVFERFDRYWGEKPKFSKVQLKVLPDSRGRMAALRAGDIDLMGGAFVSPITAIEAQTLKQAGLDVVVEPGSTTMIMAFNPDRAPALKEVAVRKAIDIGIDRAAISKVLYRGMAATSANLFAESVPLAGKRYEVPQIDVEGAKALLEKAGWVGSPVREKDGSPLALEIVVSEEQIPGSRSVAEVLQAELQEIGIQLTIRSVDHASRHSDIPERKFDLAFFQTYGAPYEPFATIVGLFLSTYDNGVDGKLFVDAERLDPLVTATMSALDPNMEANVQKVYDWLHDNVAIAPLLYVPGIWAHSSRVKDFKAPATEYDMPYENISLSE
- a CDS encoding aminotransferase class I/II-fold pyridoxal phosphate-dependent enzyme, which codes for MNDFTEVVLTPKVRNEGFDPLGTAVHRASTIVFENAEAYANRAQRGPEGYSYGLYGTPTTRTLEQKLTKLEGGVRTFLAPSGQAANSVAMLSFLKAGDNILVVDTSYPPVRDFANQDLARFQIETRYFDPSTIDDLESKIDERTAIIWCESPGSTSMDVQDIPAIVAVARRRGILVGCDNTWATPLNFKPILHGVDIVTEALTKYISGHSDILMGSVTIAHPEHEAVVKGFMGRFGIGVSPDDAALVLRGMETLGIRMQRSFESARTLVEQIEGHSLVDRVLWPPLAHSPGHEFWKRDFVGASGVFGVLFKDACTAHVSPALDVLTTFAIGASWGGTRSLVAPMPVRQNRTATEWLASDLVLRISVGIEALEDLQADVARLLEDISVRTAQDRSGTGARSYG
- a CDS encoding ABC transporter permease subunit (The N-terminal region of this protein, as described by TIGR01726, is a three transmembrane segment that identifies a subfamily of ABC transporter permease subunits, which specificities that include histidine, arginine, glutamine, glutamate, L-cystine (sic), the opines (in Agrobacterium) octopine and nopaline, etc.), producing the protein MNLGLMFDAMVVLPSGVGLTLALTVLSLTAGFLLSVPLAFIRAFGRPGFSLSVLAYTYVIRGTPMLVQLFLLYYGLAQIEAVRASIFWVILRDPF
- a CDS encoding LysR family transcriptional regulator yields the protein MELLQSDLKLRQLKVFREVLRAGSTRRAAAALGISQPAVSQHVKQLETTLGITLFKRSANRIVPLQEAWELLRNVELALTSLDRLEASIFAMKNEEKQRIAIAAPSVFSFVTLPKVVAIIHSKTASNVRSISGSYEQIGEHILAGRADLGISRLPLDPRLFEWAPLGSARNVCIFHPDHRFSKQTCIEAQDLAGETIVDIDPQFAAHQMNFNALRFAGVEPDILVEFDCNGHEAGYVSAGLGISITNEIIAREYAAFNLEAKPVEPSALYHYVAIWQKGRTFSNALNVSLEAIIAAFSQMPSARGGSSLEG
- a CDS encoding MucR family transcriptional regulator, coding for MPEDLNSDAELLEMTADIVSAYVSNNPVPVAELARVIADTYGAISKLQGALPPKAEEKPTPAVPIKKSVTPDFIICLEDGKKFKSLRRHLGTHYDLSPDAYRAKWGLPSDYPMVAPNYAAVRSAMAKAIGLGRKAVAPEPVTLPAPAKRRKIGIKTT
- a CDS encoding LysR substrate-binding domain-containing protein, with the translated sequence MNLRQIEVFHALMTNGTTTRAAEVLRISQPAVSKAVQELERTVGFALFNRAKGRMSPTAEGRLFFREVETSFSGLIHLKSAAARIRDFGSGEIRVASLSALSTNVMPKVMRSFQKRHPQVAITFQARMSSSVKELVASGQFDVGVAADEIDLAGVIARPFASYQVAIALPPGHRLQGRAVIYPRDLHDENFVALAPEDTTRREAEAIFAEHGVKPKIVLETPYSTTIAAMVEAGLGCGMVNPITADPFLGRGMMIVPFEPAIHFRTLLLLPPQREPSTIVADFIEELLKGSSGA